DNA sequence from the Eriocheir sinensis breed Jianghai 21 unplaced genomic scaffold, ASM2467909v1 Scaffold791, whole genome shotgun sequence genome:
aaaggaaggcagggaagagggaacggagggaaaggaaggcaggaaagagggaACATAGGGAAGGGCAATACGTAAAGGCGATACGTTCCCATTTTTTCGtaaacttctcaatattagcCCACGCTCTTATGAGAATACATATAAAGAAATTACAACTTTTACCCAGGTCTTGTACCCCCCTATATATTACTAACGCCCCCCTTTAGAGGACCCTGCCCTGGAAACCCTCTATAATCATCtctaagtaaatatataaaagagaacTCAGCGGTCACCTGGTAGGCCTGGCAGTGGTCGTCGCAGCTGGCCGTGCCGGTGAGCTGCTTGCAGGTGTCTGTCAGCTTGGCCACCGGGTCATCAATCTGTAGGGCATGGTAGACTATAGGGTGAAGGGTTTGTTACTGGGTGTTTTAGCCCAtatccttaaccccttgactgcggattttctacaagaagacatcactaagctacaggaatggaacaaaaagtgactgctacaattcaatgaagaaaaatgtaaagtcatgtaccttggtaggggaaatccagcataccaatactacatgggaaacactccactatccaccacagaggcagagaaagacctgggaatatgttaccaagctaccagtgaaggcgaaatccatgccaatcgcagcggacgggttaaatataTCGGACCACCATTACGACTTTTTTCTTAgggcacagagaagactaaccgggttctcatgggtgattttcccgttcatggtgcagaggtcgtgtaaagccatcactaggatcataaaacagtCCATAGAATGCCCAGGAATGTCTAcgagagaggcttttcaaataggtgaACTGAGGTGTTGATACGTTGAAGAATACAGGCTTTATTTAACCTGTTGTGTGTAGAAGGGCTGTGTACTGGTGTATAGTCTGTATTAGGTGTAGTAGGGCTTGCTTAATGGGTATTGCTTTTCTTCCTATTTGTACCACTACCTTCACCCTTTTTCAATCATATTTATCACCTGGAACTTTCTTCTGTCTTCCCTCATGCTCTCCATCCTTTTGACTCCTCGTTTCTGTTTTTGGTTAGGTTTCATTAACTGGGGTTTCTACTTATGTGTACCGTCTTAaaccatttttcccttttctttctctcctttcttttttcgagGTCTTTTTGCTACATGATTTGTTTCTCTTATTATAATTATGTGGTTTCTTCCTACTTATATCACCTATGCGTTGGTCCAGCCCACACCATAAACATTCAAGACTCCCCCCTCCATACCTGCCCCTCTTTTTACACTACGTACACTTTTCTTATCTTACATTACAAAACTCCGGGTCTCAGGCAGGCTAGTACTCACCGTCCATTCCTCATACTTTCCATCTTCGTCTTTGGTGCACGTAATCTGGGGGAAGAGAGTCACGTGGGATTATGCTCCTCGAGAGAACTTAAGACTGATGGCATGAGATGGGATAttaggtcggtattttcagacgcttctgcccctcacatcaactatttccaaaggccgaaaaggagattaatcgggttctcatgagtgttttttcacgatcatggtacagaagaaaggtcagattaccaccagggtcattaaactatacctcaggaaatgcccacagctgTTACGAAAACTGTCCAATATGTGCGCTTGGGCGgcgaaaggtttaaaaatatgaaACATATCAAAGTTATCATAGACCAAATTGATTCAGAAGTCCcgccccctccttcaccctccctccctccaaggtAACATTGACTCCTAACTCCAGCCTCCTTTCATCCAACCAATCAGCCCCCGTAGCTGCGGCAGAGTGAGCGGGGCTTCTGGGTCAGGTTAGTGTACGGTAACTTTCTATTGTTAATCTTTTGTCTCAGGGGGAAGTTTTTTGAACGAGGGTTATCGAGGTAGTGATCACGTTTCATGGAGATACTTTTCAATATCAACGTTTTGATATGCGTGTTATAACTATTTTTAAAGGGCGCCGAGTAGTTCAAAGTGCTCAACCTTACCATGTCGTTGCGCCAGTCCACCACCTCGTTCTGCAGCCTCTTGCCGTGGTCGATGTAATGGTCGAGCTGGTCGTCCAGGTCCACCCACCACTGCGACGTTACGTCGATATCACTGTAGGTGTCGGCCGCGTCCTGCACGAGTCAAGAAGGACAaaatggggaggtggtggctgaatggtcagcgtgcgggctcggtgtcctggaggacccgggttcaagttCCGCCTGTCGCtataagctgacaattttcagtcatcgttgagtggcctaagaccacccatatgctgtcctgatgaccacctatcagtCCAAACTCTAGCAAAGCTCCTTCAAGAGGATTAATTAAGTGCAActtctgggggcagcatgagtcaagcaagaatGGTGCCAGTAGAAAATATTATCCACGTCCGGGGCCACTCAAAATAATAATTATAGAACAGCAGAATTATTTAGAATAACATCATCGCCTCGCATTCATAGTTGATCGTGTTTAGTATTGCATGGCATGTGTTGAATAAATTGAACTAGAATGAATACCCTCAACTCACAAATGAGAAAAATGTAAACCAACACGCGGAATAGAAAATCTCGGTGTACCCGACTGACCTTGAGCACCAAAATGTGAATGGAGGCGATGTCTGCGAAGTGGATGATCATGGACTGCGGCCGCTCCCCCGCCTCCACCAGGAAGCGGTTGGAGAtgatggaggtggagagggagttgGCTACAGTGTTCTTGTCCGGGTAGGTCGAGCTCTCCACAGGCGCATCCATGTACCTGTGAGAAGTAGTGGTACCAGGTCATTGTCCCCGTTGACCCGTATTCTTAGATGCTTTTGGCTCTTACCACAAATATTTGacctcttgtttctttctttccttgtttctctccctttctttcccctctctcatgTGTAGCGAGCCCCGTATTCTCCGACGCTTTCACCTCTAAACAAATATTtccaaggtcacaaaggagatcagtcaggttctcagTTTTTCCCCGTTTGACATTCATggtggagaagccttgtcaaaccaacCCCCTAACGCAACCTACCAACTCAGCCCAATAACTCAACCCTCACTAACCTAATCCCCCACAACTCAACCCCCCAGTaacaacccccactaactcaactcCCACTAAACCCACTACCTCAACCCCCATTACTCCCTATCCCCgccctccttctattcttcgaTTAACTCATTTCAAAACAAAGTagaccgccacttccttcacctcAATATTCGCTAAAATAGAAACGCAAATTCTTGATGGCCATTTGATTCGGTGCCATTTCATTTGTTTGGATCATAGGTCGGTATTCTTAAGTGTCTCGGGCTCCCATTAAGACttttccaagaccacagagaagactaaccgggcTTCCATGGTTAATTTGTCCCGTACAAGCTAAAGAAGTCAGAACAATATcactagaatcacaaaacagtccatgaaaatcccatccACTTCTacgaggcttttcaaataggcgaaCTGAGGCATCAATACGTTTAGGGATACGGGCTGTAGGGTCTGTGGGGTGTAAATCATTGTAAACCCTCCTCTTTTACCGCTGAAGGAGGACGCCGAGACTGTCTTTGTACACTTCGAGTTGGTCCATGTTGTGGGCGTCGATGTAGTCGCCGACCACCTGCTGCACTTGCGTCCTGATCACCTCGAAGTAGTCAGCCTCGCCGTCCTGCCCCGATCCCAACAGCACGTCCACAATCTTGCCCATTATCTGTCGCAGTTGTAGGAATAGGCGCTCTTGTAAGTGTTCTTTAGTTCCTGTCTCATCTTCAacattctttccatcctcctcctcctcctcctcctccaggtactTACATTCCAGCTGGCATCCAGGAGGCCGCTCAGGTAATAGGCTGAGGCCAGGCCGATGGTGGTGTCTGTCGGGAGGGCAATCAGTAGTTAATGTTTCGCCCCTACTCCGTTTTTAGCTAAGTTACCTTTTTCTTTACGAACGCAACACCATCCTGACATGTATCCCATCTACTTCACATTATCCTAGCCACTCATTGCTCTCCCTCACCGCCTCTCAACCAGCCTCACTTATCCCATCATTGTTACATCTTCTTTCTGGGGCTTCAACCTCAGACAACACAGCatgccctccatccctccttttctcgcCCAGACATGTATCTCATCTACATCATCCCCGCCACCCACTGCTCCCCCTTAGCACCTCTCACCCATACTCACTTATCCCATCTATTGTCACTTCTTCCTGGGACTTCAGCCTCAAAGGAACCCTCGCTAGCGGTAGATGTCTGGCTTGAGTTTTGGGGCGAGGACGAGGTCGCGTGTGCTCATTCGGGTGGATGCTGGCGTGGACGAGAGCCACGCACAGCACCGCGGACAGAATCACGACGCTCTTCATGGGTTTTGCGATGCGCGGCGACTGGCGGGACTCGCGGCGAAGTTCTCTCGGCAAGGCTGACAGTTTGCGGCGTTCCCACGGGCCTTTATCCGTCTCCTGGCCAGTTTTGCGTTGTTGGTGGAGGACTGGGAGGGTTCGACGGGAAACACCAGCTGCGTATCAGTGTGGGACGATTTGAAAGTTTGAAAAAAGGctaaagagaaaacaacagcaaTACCTACCTTTATAGTTCgcttctgttgctgttgttgttgttgttgtcgttgttgttgttgttgttgttgttggtggtggtggtggtggtggtggtggtggtgtgtcggggggggcggggtgaagaggaggagaagggggatagAAGACGTATGGGAATAAAATTATTCCCAAACAGATAGGTTGAGGGGCCAGAAACAGGGCGGACAAGGTCGGCGCTATGCAGTTAGCGGACAGGACCGGCGTTGCGGCCTTGGAAACGCCCTCGTTCATCGTGTGGCCCCTCCCTTGAGTTTATTCGCCCACACTATATGTTTGTAATTTCATTGTACTCGAATGTACTCGAAAGTAAAACTGTCGAATACTTCGAGTCCGAGTAGAAATACAAGCACAAGTTCTAAGGAAATTTTGATCCCCGAGTACAAGGGCATGATATTGTGTAACCTACTTAAGTACAAGTACATAAGTACAAGTACACGTACTTGTACCTAAGTCTGGTCTTTACCCTCCACTGTGTGACCCAGCtgacccgtattctcagacgcttgcggcttttttattattatttttttttttcatccccgcctatagcgccggtaggtttttttcaggggccagatggtcggcccaaaccccgtcgtggcgcaggcaattttttttttttatagtggcgccagttatgtttggctcatgctgccccccggaactcattcttgattcactggacggtttcttctagagtccagatTGATGGAtgctcttctggacagcatgtgggtagtcttaggccactcggcggtgactgaaaaatcccaggtggtagcgtggggattcgaaccgacgttgtccatggcgtggtgaatgtgagcccaccacgctaaccactcagacGACGCCTACGCTTACAACAAATTGGCGGCTTTGAGGTACgaaaagcctttttttttttttttttttttgtccacgaAAGAGTTAGTGCACTTCCTAGAGGTAGAGGATTCGATCGCGCTCCAGGACAACCCTGGATAAAACCGGCAACCTTATCCCACATCTGGATATAATGAATCCAGGCTGCACTAGAAATTTCGAACCCAATGAAGCAGGAAGGAACACGTCTGGCAGCTCCGCGCCCTCCCACGGACCCCCTCGCACACACTCCAATCCCATAGGAAAACTCCCCCGGGGGGGAGGCCGAAGGCCATGGACTACCTCTTTCGTGGACCCAAAAATAGGCTTTCCGTACCTTAAAGCCGTCATTTTATGTCCCCTTCCTAGCTAGTGCACTTTCTACCTACCACTTGGCGAAGGGGCAAGAAGCACCCTATCCccaaggggagagggaagacaaCTGCTCAAGATGCCCATAAGTTCAAAGAAGAACAGGCGAAACAAAAGT
Encoded proteins:
- the LOC126994421 gene encoding uncharacterized protein LOC126994421, which encodes MKSVVILSAVLCVALVHASIHPNEHTRPRPRPKTQARHLPLARVPLRLKSQEEVTIDGINTTIGLASAYYLSGLLDASWNIMGKIVDVLLGSGQDGEADYFEVIRTQVQQVVGDYIDAHNMDQLEVYKDSLGVLLQRYMDAPVESSTYPDKNTVANSLSTSIISNRFLVEAGERPQSMIIHFADIASIHILVLKDAADTYSDIDVTSQWWVDLDDQLDHYIDHGKRLQNEVVDWRNDMITCTKDEDGKYEEWTIDDPVAKLTDTCKQLTGTASCDDHCQAYQISMNRDVSKFVWHYMGKALREWESLRLLSSIMANKALGK